The Methanophagales archaeon genome includes the window CAGGATGCCCCGTTCTAAAATACCTGGCTCCACCCTTGGGTCCCCTATACTCCCAAAATAAATAGCATCACACTGCTCTAACTCCTTTAACGTTTCTTCACTCAACAACTCACCGGTTCTCAGGTAGTACTCACCACCGTTTGGATAGTCAATCCAGCGGAGTTCGAAATTCTCATGTTCTGATACCGCTTCCAGTACTTTCTTACCCTCTCTTATCACTTCTGGTCCGATGCCATCACCACCAAATACCGCAATCTTATATCCTCGCTTCATCTTTCTGCACTCTACCTTTGCTCTTTGCCCTCTGCTATTCGTAAAAAGAATAAGTTTTATTTAAAAGTATCGCAATTTAATTATAAGTATGGAGAGTGAGAGTTATAGCGCTAAGGATATACAGGTACTGAAAGACCTGACTGCAGTGAGGAAGCGACCTGCGATGTACATAGGTGATACTTCCTCCAGAGGTCTCCATCATCTTGTGAATGAGGTGATAGATAATAGCGTAGATGAAGCTTTGATGGGTTTCTGCAATACCATCGAGCTGGTAATCCATAAGGATAACTCAATAACAGTGAAGGACAATGGGCGTGGGATTCCCGTTGACCTGCATGAGGAATATAACCTGCCAGCGGTGGAAGTAGTGATGACGAAGTTGCATGCAGGAGGCAAATTTGATAACAAAGCATATAAAGTTTCAGGTGGGCTCCATGGTGTGGGTATTTCGGTTGTTAACGCACTCTCAGAATGGCTGGAGGTGGAGGTGAGACGAGATGGTAAGAGCTACTATCAGAGATACGAGAGAGGGAAGCCGACATGTGAGTTGAAGGAGTCAACGGTGGAAGCTGATGGCTGGCTACGAGGTACAAAGGTGACTTTCAAGCCAGATACGCAGATATTTGGTATATATACGGTTGACGCTGCCATTTTAGGCACCAGGTTGCGAGAGCTTGCTTTTCTAAATCCCGGAGTGGCGTTATCGCTGCAGGACGAGCGGAATGGAAAAGGGAGGATATATAAGTATGACGGAGGTATCGCTTCATTCCTGGATTATATAAACCGGGATAAGAAGGTACTTCACCGGGCTATAACATTTAAGGATGAGAAGGAGGATGTGAAGGTAGAAATCGGACTTCAGTATAACGATGGTTACGCGGAGAATATCTTCTCATTTGTGAATAATGTGAAGACGGTGGAGGGTGGTAAGCACGTGAGCGGGTTCAAAGCCGCATTGACCAGAGTACTGAACGAGTATGGTAAAGCCCACAATGTATTGAAGAAAGTAACCTTAGATGGTGAAGATGTGCGTGAAGGACTCGCGGCAGTGATAAGTGTGAAGCTGAGGGAGCCGCAGTTTGAAGGACAGACGAAGACGAAATTGGGTAATAGTGAGGTTAAGGGTATTGTAGAATCAATTGTGCGAGAGCACCTGTGGGATTTCCTGAATGAGAATCCAAGAGATGCTGACAGTATAATAAAGAAGGCACTGGAGGCGGCACGTGCACGAGAAGCAGCGAGGCATGCCAGGGAGATAGTGAGACGAAAGGACTTCTTAACTGATTCTTTACCAGGGAAACTTGCGGATTGTTCAGAAAAGGACCCGGCGAAACGTGAGATCTACATAGTGGAGGGTGACTCAGCAGGTGGTTCAGCGAAACAGGCACGGGATAAGAATTTTCAGGCTATTCTACCTATTCGCGGTAAGATATTGAATGTGGAGAAGGCGCGCCTGGATAAGATATTGAAGAATAATGAGATTCGTGCGCTCGTTACTGCACTGGGTGCGGGTATAGGTGACGATTTCGAGTTAGATAAGGCACGTTATAGCCGGATAATAATAATGAGTGATGCCGATGTTGATGGTGCACATATAAGGACGCTACTGCTCACATTCTTCTATCGCTATATGCAGGAGCTGGTGAAGACGAGCCATGTGTACATAGCACTGCCGCCATTGTACATGGTGAAGAAGGGCAAAGAGACCAGATATGCGTTCTCAGATGAGGAGTATGCGAAGATACTGGAGGAGTTGAAGGTGAAAGAAGGCGACTCAGGAGTGAAGATACAGCGATACAAGGGTCTGGGTGAGATGAATCCGGAGCAGCTATGGGAGACGACGATGAATCCTCGCACGAGATGTATAAAGCAAGTCACACTGGAGGATGCTGCGGAAGCTGATTGGATATTCACGGTATTGATGGGCGAGGAAGTGGGACCGAGGAAGAGATTTATACAGACGCATGCGAAGGAAGTGATGAATCTCGATATATAATGTCTACATGTCTACATATTTATCTGCTTGTAAATTCAGATTACCGCGGTATTACTGGACCCTGCTTCTGCTCTAAGCTAAGCCATTAGCCACATCCACACTTCACTTCACCCATAAATAAATTCCGAGACTTCTCTTTGCTGTATCTCACATTCCCGATTATTTTAACCATCATATCCCTAAAGCCCTGCGTTTCTCTTCTATGACCTCAATTATCTTTTTCGCTGCCTTGTAGGGGTCCGCTTCAACATAGAATTTCCCGCCAAATATCCTCTCCACGTCATCCGTCAGCCACTTAACTACCCTTTCACTTGCTGCCACGTTGGGCTGATCCCCTAAATGAGTAAATATCCCCAAAGAAACTGTCCAAAAACCTATTGGGACTGCTTTCTCTGCGATATATTCAGGCGCAGAAGCAGCTATAGGAAGCTGATCAATTCGGACTTTTAGGTGATTTGCAACGGCATTGAGCACTTCTTCTATCCTTGAGTTATCAACGCATGCCCCCATGAAGATGCAAGGTGGGAGAGCGTCGAGTCCATTTGCCTTTGCCACCGCATCCATAACTTTTGCTAAGGTCTCGCCAACGCCCGGATAGGTTGGGTCGGGCTTTAGGAGATCATGATAAGAAGCCACGGTTGCCACACATCCGGTAAGAACAACCAGAATATTATTTTTAATCAGCTCCCTGAGTAATTCAACGGTTCGGTATCCATATTCATCTCGTGGTGTAACGCATCCAACGACTGCTGCAATGCCAAGAATGTTTCCATTTTTTATGTTATCTACAAGAACTCCCACTGCATCACCAGGCCTTACTTTGTCTAAAGCTTCGATAAGTTGTTCGGTTGAAAATCCTCCTATCATATCATGTGGCTCATAGTCTGGAACATAAACTTTCGTTTGATCTCTATTAGCATAATTATCAACTGCTATTTTTATGAGCTCACGTCCGATCTCATCTGCTTTTTCTGCATCAAATTCAATATGTATCGTACCTTCAATCTTTGACATGGGATCCGTGGTAACAATCTTGGTATGGAAGTGCTTAGCAGCATCTACTATCGCGGGCTGGGTACATTGGATGTCAACTGCTACCAACTCAATCGCCCCCGTCGCTATTGCAAGCTCTTGTTGCAGTATATCTCCCGCATAATTCACTCCTCTTCGCATTAATACCTCCATCCCGGTGCAACACATACCAACTACATTGACTTTAGGATTGTTCGCGGGATCAGCGTTATACTCCTCAGCAGCTCTAACAACTGCATCAGCTAATGCCGGGATATGCCCATGGACGATAACGTTAATCTCTTCCGGATTTATAACAGTCAAATTTGTTTTTATTTGTACCAGTTTTGGAGTGCCAAGGAGAATATCCTGAATTGTTGTTGCTGGATACATTCCGCAGTATGCGTCTACAAGCCCCAATCGGCAGGCACCCAAAAGCAGATTCTCCATATCGGCATCCATTCCCATTGCAATTCTAT containing:
- the gyrB gene encoding DNA topoisomerase (ATP-hydrolyzing) subunit B, yielding MESESYSAKDIQVLKDLTAVRKRPAMYIGDTSSRGLHHLVNEVIDNSVDEALMGFCNTIELVIHKDNSITVKDNGRGIPVDLHEEYNLPAVEVVMTKLHAGGKFDNKAYKVSGGLHGVGISVVNALSEWLEVEVRRDGKSYYQRYERGKPTCELKESTVEADGWLRGTKVTFKPDTQIFGIYTVDAAILGTRLRELAFLNPGVALSLQDERNGKGRIYKYDGGIASFLDYINRDKKVLHRAITFKDEKEDVKVEIGLQYNDGYAENIFSFVNNVKTVEGGKHVSGFKAALTRVLNEYGKAHNVLKKVTLDGEDVREGLAAVISVKLREPQFEGQTKTKLGNSEVKGIVESIVREHLWDFLNENPRDADSIIKKALEAARAREAARHAREIVRRKDFLTDSLPGKLADCSEKDPAKREIYIVEGDSAGGSAKQARDKNFQAILPIRGKILNVEKARLDKILKNNEIRALVTALGAGIGDDFELDKARYSRIIIMSDADVDGAHIRTLLLTFFYRYMQELVKTSHVYIALPPLYMVKKGKETRYAFSDEEYAKILEELKVKEGDSGVKIQRYKGLGEMNPEQLWETTMNPRTRCIKQVTLEDAAEADWIFTVLMGEEVGPRKRFIQTHAKEVMNLDI
- the cooS gene encoding anaerobic carbon-monoxide dehydrogenase catalytic subunit — protein: MKKEKFVVDVVTEEMRKRARELGIRTVWERYKENYARSKDALFQATCMTCQQGPCVNVNKEGVCGMNKDIIVAKNLVSETTIGAAAHVGHGRRIANILKGVGEGSVTAYSIKEPEKLDSVYKGLGLFGANTNEEKAIEIANAILDDISKLTGVPRMLVYRALEERRKLWDEKDILINGGCPEIMEAMNRIAMGMDADMENLLLGACRLGLVDAYCGMYPATTIQDILLGTPKLVQIKTNLTVINPEEINVIVHGHIPALADAVVRAAEEYNADPANNPKVNVVGMCCTGMEVLMRRGVNYAGDILQQELAIATGAIELVAVDIQCTQPAIVDAAKHFHTKIVTTDPMSKIEGTIHIEFDAEKADEIGRELIKIAVDNYANRDQTKVYVPDYEPHDMIGGFSTEQLIEALDKVRPGDAVGVLVDNIKNGNILGIAAVVGCVTPRDEYGYRTVELLRELIKNNILVVLTGCVATVASYHDLLKPDPTYPGVGETLAKVMDAVAKANGLDALPPCIFMGACVDNSRIEEVLNAVANHLKVRIDQLPIAASAPEYIAEKAVPIGFWTVSLGIFTHLGDQPNVAASERVVKWLTDDVERIFGGKFYVEADPYKAAKKIIEVIEEKRRALGI